One window of Macrococcus sp. 19Msa1099 genomic DNA carries:
- the dnaK gene encoding molecular chaperone DnaK, with translation MSKVIGIDLGTTNSCVSVLEGGEPKVIANPEGNRTTPSVVAFKNGETQVGEVAKRQAITNPNTIISIKRHMGTDYKVNIEGKEYSPQELSAMILQNLKATAESYLGEKVTKAVITVPAYFNDAERQATKDAGKIAGLEVERIINEPTAAALAYGLDKTDKEQKVLVFDLGGGTFDVSILELGDGVFEVLSTSGDNKLGGDDFDQVIIDYLVEEFKKENGLDLSQDKMAMQRLKDAAEKAKKDLSGVSSTQISLPFISAGEAGPLHLEVTLSRAKFEELSHTLVERTMGPTRQAMKDAGLSNADIDEVILVGGSTRIPAVQEAIKKELGKEPNKGVNPDEVVAMGAAIQGGVITGDVKDVVLLDVTPLSLGIETMGGVSTVLIERNTTIPTSKSQVFSTAADNQPAVDIHVLQGERQMAADNKTLGRFQLTDIPPAPRGMPQIEVTFDIDKNGIVNVTAKDLGTQKEQKITIQSSSSLSDEEIDRMVKDAEANAEADKKRREEVDLRNEADQLVFATDKAIKDLEDKVDAAEKEKAEAAKEDLKKALEGNDLEEIKTKKDTLNEIVQGLSMKLYEQMAQQQGEGAQSAESKDDDVVDADFTEVKDDDNK, from the coding sequence ATGAGTAAAGTAATTGGTATTGACTTAGGAACTACAAATTCATGTGTATCTGTATTAGAAGGTGGAGAGCCAAAAGTAATCGCAAACCCAGAAGGTAACCGTACAACACCTTCAGTTGTAGCATTCAAAAATGGTGAAACACAAGTCGGAGAAGTGGCGAAGCGTCAAGCAATCACTAACCCTAATACAATCATTTCGATTAAACGTCATATGGGTACAGACTACAAAGTAAACATCGAAGGTAAAGAATACTCACCACAAGAACTTTCAGCAATGATCCTACAAAACTTAAAAGCAACAGCCGAAAGCTACTTAGGTGAAAAAGTAACGAAAGCAGTTATTACAGTACCTGCATATTTCAACGATGCAGAACGTCAGGCAACTAAAGATGCTGGTAAAATTGCAGGATTAGAAGTTGAGCGTATTATTAACGAACCAACTGCTGCAGCGCTTGCTTATGGCTTAGATAAAACCGATAAAGAACAAAAAGTATTAGTATTCGACTTAGGTGGCGGTACGTTTGACGTATCTATCCTTGAACTTGGTGATGGTGTATTTGAAGTATTGTCTACTTCAGGTGACAACAAATTAGGTGGAGATGACTTTGACCAAGTAATCATCGACTACTTAGTAGAAGAATTCAAAAAAGAAAATGGCTTAGATTTATCTCAGGATAAAATGGCAATGCAACGTTTAAAAGATGCTGCTGAAAAAGCGAAAAAAGACTTGTCAGGTGTATCTTCAACACAAATTTCATTACCATTCATCTCTGCAGGTGAGGCAGGACCACTTCACTTAGAAGTGACTTTATCACGTGCGAAGTTTGAAGAACTATCTCATACATTAGTAGAACGTACGATGGGTCCTACACGTCAAGCGATGAAAGATGCTGGATTATCAAATGCAGATATCGATGAAGTAATTCTTGTTGGTGGTTCAACTCGTATTCCAGCAGTACAAGAAGCAATCAAGAAAGAATTAGGTAAAGAACCAAACAAAGGTGTTAACCCAGACGAGGTTGTAGCGATGGGTGCTGCAATTCAAGGTGGCGTTATCACTGGTGATGTAAAAGATGTTGTATTATTAGACGTAACACCATTATCATTAGGTATCGAAACAATGGGCGGTGTGTCTACAGTGTTAATCGAACGTAATACTACAATTCCAACATCTAAATCACAAGTATTCTCAACTGCAGCGGATAATCAGCCAGCAGTAGACATTCACGTATTACAAGGTGAGCGTCAAATGGCAGCAGATAACAAAACGTTAGGCCGCTTCCAGTTAACTGACATTCCACCAGCACCACGTGGTATGCCTCAAATCGAAGTGACGTTTGATATCGATAAGAATGGTATCGTAAACGTTACAGCGAAAGATCTAGGTACGCAAAAAGAACAGAAGATTACAATCCAGTCTTCATCTTCATTAAGTGACGAAGAAATCGATCGTATGGTTAAAGATGCAGAAGCAAATGCTGAAGCAGATAAGAAGCGTCGTGAAGAAGTAGATTTACGTAACGAAGCAGATCAACTTGTATTTGCAACGGATAAAGCAATCAAAGATTTAGAAGATAAAGTAGATGCTGCTGAAAAAGAAAAAGCAGAAGCAGCAAAAGAAGACCTTAAAAAAGCGTTAGAAGGTAATGACCTTGAAGAAATTAAAACGAAAAAAGACACACTAAACGAAATTGTTCAAGGCTTATCTATGAAACTTTATGAGCAAATGGCACAACAGCAAGGCGAAGGAGCACAAAGTGCTGAATCTAAAGATGACGATGTTGTAGATGCTGATTTTACTGAAGTGAAAGACGACGATAATAAATAA
- the dnaJ gene encoding molecular chaperone DnaJ yields the protein MAKRDYYEVLGLSKGASKEEIKRAYKKLSKKYHPDINKEADAEDKFKEIAEAYEVLSDDQKKAQYDQFGHAGMGQGAGFSGQDFGGFGGFEDIFSSFFGGGARRDPNAPRQGNDLQYQMNVTFEEAVFGAEKEISVKKEVECDTCDGSGAKPGTNIKTCATCGGRGNVHVEQNTPFGRVRSERTCPDCGGTGKEFEEKCSDCGGTGRKIKTVKISVKVPAGVDTGQQIRLSGQGEPGINGGPAGDLYVVFNVQDHAYFDRSGEDIFYTLELSIAQAALGDEVEVPTLEGKVKLTIPAGTQTGKRFRLKEKGVQNVHGYGRGDEYVTVKVMTPVKMTNRQAELLREFAEIDGHDITEQPSNFFDKTKRFFKGE from the coding sequence GTGGCGAAAAGGGATTACTACGAAGTCCTTGGATTATCTAAAGGTGCTTCTAAAGAAGAGATAAAAAGAGCATATAAGAAACTATCAAAGAAATACCATCCGGACATTAATAAAGAAGCGGATGCTGAAGATAAATTCAAAGAAATTGCTGAGGCATACGAAGTGTTAAGTGATGATCAGAAAAAAGCACAGTATGATCAGTTCGGTCATGCAGGTATGGGCCAAGGTGCAGGATTTAGTGGCCAGGACTTTGGTGGTTTCGGTGGATTCGAAGATATCTTCAGTTCATTCTTCGGTGGCGGCGCACGTCGTGACCCGAATGCACCGCGACAAGGGAATGATTTGCAGTATCAGATGAATGTAACGTTTGAAGAGGCTGTATTTGGTGCTGAGAAAGAAATTTCAGTGAAGAAGGAAGTCGAATGTGATACGTGTGATGGCAGTGGTGCGAAACCAGGAACAAATATTAAGACATGCGCTACTTGTGGTGGACGTGGAAATGTGCATGTTGAACAGAACACACCATTTGGTCGCGTGAGAAGTGAACGTACTTGTCCAGATTGTGGTGGTACTGGTAAAGAGTTTGAAGAGAAATGTTCAGATTGTGGTGGTACTGGCAGAAAGATTAAGACAGTTAAGATTAGTGTGAAAGTACCAGCAGGTGTCGATACAGGTCAGCAAATTCGACTATCAGGTCAAGGTGAACCAGGTATAAATGGTGGACCGGCTGGAGATTTATATGTTGTATTTAACGTACAGGACCATGCTTACTTTGATCGCTCCGGTGAGGATATATTCTATACACTTGAACTCTCAATCGCTCAAGCAGCGCTTGGTGATGAAGTCGAAGTGCCAACGTTAGAAGGTAAAGTGAAACTAACAATTCCAGCAGGAACACAAACGGGCAAACGTTTCCGATTAAAGGAAAAAGGTGTTCAGAACGTCCACGGTTATGGTCGCGGTGATGAATATGTAACGGTTAAAGTGATGACGCCTGTTAAGATGACGAACAGACAGGCAGAGTTATTAAGAGAATTCGCAGAGATCGACGGACATGATATTACAGAACAGCCTTCAAATTTCTTTGATAAAACGAAACGCTTCTTTAAAGGAGAATAA
- the prmA gene encoding 50S ribosomal protein L11 methyltransferase, producing MNYVEITMMINHELEPFIAEILNEVGANGVVIEDSLELQKGRIETFGEIYELNPDDFPEEDVRVKVYFSELDYDASVIEQIKEKVDALNDVDVTRLEFSTHTVQEEDWANEWKNHFHAFKVSDNFVIVPSWESYDGLQDGEHAIHLDPGMAFGTGDHATTSMCLKLIEKYVESDQSIVDVGTGSGILSIAAHKLGAKPIKALDLDSVAVKVAEDNFEKNDCLDAIQAEPGNLLKGETEKRDVIFANILAHIVDMMIDDSYALLNDNGLLITSGIIDEKEEMIIDHLKRVGYTIVEVMHDSGWVAIAARKEA from the coding sequence ATGAACTATGTAGAGATAACGATGATGATCAATCATGAACTTGAGCCATTTATTGCAGAGATCCTGAATGAAGTCGGTGCGAATGGTGTAGTGATTGAAGATAGTCTTGAACTTCAGAAAGGTCGTATTGAAACATTCGGGGAAATTTATGAATTAAATCCGGATGATTTTCCAGAAGAGGATGTACGCGTTAAAGTTTACTTTAGTGAACTAGATTATGATGCGTCTGTTATCGAGCAAATTAAAGAAAAAGTAGACGCATTAAATGATGTCGACGTCACTCGTCTGGAATTCAGTACACATACCGTGCAGGAAGAAGACTGGGCTAATGAATGGAAAAATCATTTCCATGCCTTTAAAGTTTCAGACAATTTCGTTATCGTACCGAGCTGGGAAAGCTATGACGGTTTACAGGACGGTGAGCATGCGATACACCTAGATCCTGGTATGGCATTTGGTACTGGTGATCATGCGACGACTTCGATGTGTCTCAAGTTAATTGAGAAGTATGTAGAAAGTGATCAGTCTATAGTTGACGTAGGAACTGGGTCTGGCATACTAAGTATCGCTGCACATAAACTTGGAGCAAAGCCAATTAAAGCACTCGATTTAGATTCTGTTGCTGTGAAAGTAGCAGAAGACAATTTCGAGAAGAATGACTGTCTTGACGCGATACAAGCAGAACCAGGGAATCTCCTTAAAGGTGAGACAGAGAAACGCGATGTAATATTTGCTAATATATTAGCTCATATCGTGGATATGATGATTGATGATAGTTATGCATTATTAAATGATAATGGTCTGCTTATAACGTCAGGCATCATCGACGAGAAAGAAGAGATGATCATCGACCACTTAAAACGCGTCGGTTATACGATTGTTGAAGTGATGCACGATAGTGGATGGGTTGCCATTGCAGCAAGAAAAGAGGCATAG